In the genome of Acyrthosiphon pisum isolate AL4f unplaced genomic scaffold, pea_aphid_22Mar2018_4r6ur Scaffold_21441;HRSCAF=23996, whole genome shotgun sequence, one region contains:
- the LOC103311136 gene encoding craniofacial development protein 2-like, with the protein MHDITSENGLRLIDFASGGGLVMKSTMFPRKDIYKGTWKAPNGRYTNHIDHVMINTRFKNCIQEVKTVRGADCDSDHYLVKGKLNVKLKKLGVRKGTMVDRYEVSKFKDKTVCDLFKQRTNEAMSNLHINQLDTIDGKWKAIKETLKVVTDTTIGKQKKVKKPWFNTPCEEALNRRKEARLLWINDPTNREKESTYKERQKEASNIFRFEKRNTRKIYCGKPRPTIELTKLVSCIRRLMQLGVGTKNMKNS; encoded by the coding sequence ATGCATGACATAACTAGTGAAAACGGACTTAGACTTATCGACTTTGCGAGTGGTGGAGGACTTGTTATGAAAAGCACAATGTTCCCACGCAAAGATATCTACAAGGGGACTTGGAAAGCGCCTAATGGTAGATACACTAATCACATAGACCATGTTATGATTAACACAAGGTTTAAAAACTGTATACAGGAGGTAAAAACAGTCAGAGGAGCCGACTGTGATTCGGACCACTACCTGGTAAAAGGAAAACTAAAtgtgaaactaaaaaaattgggagTTAGGAAAGGTACAATGGTGGACAGATATGAAGTAAGTAAATTTAAGGACAAAACTGTATGTGACCTTTTCAAACAACGGACGAATGAAGCAATGTCTAACCTACACATAAATCAATTAGATACGATTGACGGCAAATGGAAGGCAATAAAGGAAACCTTAAAAGTGGTTACAGATACGACCATagggaaacaaaaaaaagtaaagaaaCCTTGGTTCAACACTCCTTGTGAAGAGGCACTTAACAGAAGGAAAGAAGCTAGACTACTATGGATCAATGACCCCACCAATAGAGAAAAAGAATCTACGTATAAAGAACGCCAAAAAGAGGcgagtaatatttttagattcgaAAAACGTAATACACGAAAGATATACTGTGGGAAGCCGAGACCAACCATAGAGTTAACAAAACTCGTGAGCTGTATCAGAAGATTAATGCAATTAGGGGTGGGtacaaaaaacatgaaaaattcttaa
- the LOC103310371 gene encoding uncharacterized protein LOC103310371, which translates to MSLKDRFSDEKLKIFTLYNLHPKKMKLMSDQKFIESIEVICTLYGSLLDNFKEQALSWYDLWKNKEVEPTMKLIDILDYATYYPAVCQAIQIAITLPVTSCSVERSFSTLRRLKTWIRNRMGNERLSSLGLINIHRQRYDHKQFLNQQIDDSINLFASNKRRLSLLFE; encoded by the exons ATGTCTCTAAAAGATAGATTTTcagatgaaaaattaaaaatatttacattatacaaccTACAcccaaaaaaaatgaaactaatGAGCGACCAAAAATTCATAGAAAGTATTGAAGTTATTTGTACACTTTATGGTTCACTTCTAGACAATTTTAAAGAACAAGCATTGTCATGGTATGATCTATGGAAAAATAAAGAAGTCGAACCCACCatgaaattaattgatattctCGATTACGCCACATATTACCCAGCGGTATGCCAAGCTATACAAATTGCAATTACTTTACCTGTAACTTCCTGCTCAGTAGAACGATCGTTTAG CACTTTACGCCGTTTAAAGACTTGGATTAGAAATAGGATGGGAAACGAAAGACTGAGTAGCTTGGGGTTGATTAATATACACCGCCAAAG GTATgatcataaacaatttttgaatcaACAAATTGATGATTCAATTAATTTGTTTGCTTCAAACAAAAGGAGATTGTcattactttttgaataa